The proteins below are encoded in one region of Bacteroidota bacterium:
- a CDS encoding FAD-binding oxidoreductase, giving the protein MITLAETSEDVARFLAQRSSPLRIAYDTLSDSTIDTLSLAKLDRVVSYEPEEMVIVVEPGITLIALETLLAAQGQWIPTIVTSEIPETSLGAAVINDHYHPRAAILGMLRTSILGGTFCTTDGTIFKSGSRVVKSVAGYDIHRAFCGSRGKFGAILSLTMKVQPKPERTARFAIVPAGLEITRRLNPSVLMADVDSPIIELSGYSEDVDQAMNALREHIHHELSNAEWSQTLARVRVSHLRAEPDTEVVSLLSNVRAVFDPKHILV; this is encoded by the coding sequence GTGATCACACTTGCGGAGACCTCCGAGGACGTTGCACGCTTTCTTGCACAGCGGTCGTCGCCGCTGCGTATCGCATACGATACGCTTTCCGATTCTACGATCGATACACTTTCGCTTGCGAAGCTTGATCGGGTCGTTTCGTATGAGCCCGAAGAGATGGTGATCGTCGTCGAGCCCGGCATCACACTTATCGCTCTTGAAACGCTGCTTGCGGCACAGGGTCAGTGGATACCAACAATTGTCACGTCTGAGATCCCGGAAACATCGCTTGGTGCTGCGGTCATTAACGACCACTACCATCCCCGTGCAGCAATACTCGGGATGCTTCGCACCTCGATCCTCGGAGGTACGTTCTGCACCACGGACGGTACGATCTTCAAAAGCGGTTCGCGGGTGGTGAAGTCTGTCGCAGGGTACGATATTCACCGTGCGTTCTGTGGCTCGCGCGGGAAATTCGGGGCGATCCTCTCGCTGACGATGAAGGTGCAGCCGAAACCGGAGCGCACTGCGCGATTCGCCATTGTGCCGGCTGGGCTTGAGATAACGCGACGGTTGAATCCGAGCGTTCTCATGGCCGATGTTGACTCTCCGATCATCGAACTCTCGGGATACAGCGAAGATGTGGACCAAGCGATGAATGCTCTTCGCGAGCATATCCACCACGAGTTGAGCAATGCAGAGTGGAGTCAGACGCTCGCTCGAGTACGTGTATCACATCTCAGGGCAGAACCGGATACAGAAGTAGTGAGCCTGCTGTCAAACGTTCGTGCGGTGTTCGATCCCAAACACATCCTTGTCTGA
- a CDS encoding 4Fe-4S dicluster domain-containing protein: MSDEKHIFADIDDKLLACIHCGLCLDFCPTYRVTHEEMSSPRGRIYLMKAVNEGALDIADPLVQEHELSCLVCRACETACPSGVQYSVLMEHTRDAIAQTGSRGPLHRFVYTNVLGSRALTRLGQFCLALLSRTRLLRLARKTFDTTTGIFAPLRITPDSIPFPHDRDGVYPTTKQHIGSVGLLIGCIGDVFTKQVNDATIVVLNALGYDVHTIPEISCCGALASHAGYGEHARTLARTTLHAIERSGVDYFITNIAGCGATMKEYSKMLGASHPAQAKIKDISEFLFEHHLSDLERLGLRFDEPTHISYHAPCHLYHGQKIVDLPAQLLRTIANAKVTVLEENDICCGSAGTYNVERPEMARELLARKMEIIGSAGAPVVATANAGCLMQLQSGLRERHDGAQAYHFIEVIASRIRA, translated from the coding sequence TTGTCTGACGAGAAGCACATATTCGCGGATATCGACGACAAGTTGCTCGCGTGCATTCACTGCGGGCTGTGTCTGGATTTCTGTCCGACCTACAGAGTAACGCACGAGGAGATGTCCAGCCCGCGCGGCCGCATCTACTTGATGAAAGCGGTCAACGAAGGCGCTCTCGATATCGCCGACCCGCTCGTGCAGGAGCACGAACTTTCGTGCCTCGTCTGCCGCGCGTGCGAAACGGCGTGTCCGTCGGGTGTGCAGTACTCCGTCCTGATGGAGCACACTCGCGACGCGATCGCACAAACAGGTTCGCGAGGGCCGTTGCACCGATTCGTCTATACGAACGTGCTTGGCTCGCGTGCGCTCACTCGGCTCGGACAGTTTTGCTTGGCGCTGCTCTCGCGTACTCGCCTGCTGAGGCTTGCACGAAAGACCTTCGACACGACAACTGGCATCTTCGCTCCGCTTCGCATAACGCCGGATAGCATCCCCTTCCCTCATGACCGCGATGGAGTATACCCGACAACGAAGCAACATATTGGTTCGGTCGGCCTACTCATCGGCTGCATCGGTGACGTCTTCACGAAGCAGGTCAACGATGCGACGATCGTCGTGCTCAATGCACTTGGGTACGATGTGCATACGATCCCCGAGATCAGTTGCTGCGGTGCTCTCGCATCACATGCAGGGTATGGTGAGCATGCGCGCACACTCGCTCGCACGACTCTCCATGCCATCGAGCGCTCAGGGGTGGACTACTTCATCACGAACATCGCGGGCTGCGGTGCGACGATGAAAGAGTACTCGAAGATGCTCGGTGCATCCCATCCCGCGCAAGCGAAGATCAAGGACATCTCCGAATTTCTCTTCGAGCATCATCTTTCGGACCTCGAGCGTCTTGGTTTGCGTTTCGACGAACCGACACACATCTCCTATCACGCACCTTGTCATCTCTATCACGGTCAGAAGATCGTTGACCTTCCAGCACAGCTTCTTCGCACGATCGCGAATGCCAAGGTGACGGTCCTCGAAGAGAACGATATCTGCTGCGGCAGTGCCGGCACGTATAACGTCGAGCGCCCGGAAATGGCCCGTGAACTGCTGGCCCGAAAGATGGAGATCATCGGCTCTGCCGGTGCTCCGGTCGTCGCCACGGCGAATGCGGGATGTCTGATGCAATTGCAGAGCGGCCTTCGCGAACGGCATGACGGTGCACAAGCCTACCATTTTATTGAAGTTATAGCCTCTCGAATTCGGGCGTAA
- a CDS encoding sigma-70 family RNA polymerase sigma factor, with amino-acid sequence MQSLTAIGARVRPETGDRRRGTPVQAASDVATKPSTKVRTDLELIEAFRAGDERAFAELYTRYKSEIYTFCLRMLGGDSAEAGDAYQETFIKVYEKLHTFRYGENVKGWIYMIARNVALNIYRSKRPEETIENHPYLPSTERRLSPEFAGEQRSLREAIEEAVATLPIEFREPFILREFDGLGYPEIAEITQTTITLTKVRIHRAKQRLRKLLAPIITDETYRANGTPFAADEEEEA; translated from the coding sequence ATGCAGTCTCTTACGGCCATAGGGGCCCGTGTCCGACCGGAGACGGGCGATCGTCGTCGCGGCACTCCGGTGCAAGCGGCGAGTGATGTGGCTACGAAACCTTCGACGAAGGTGCGAACGGATCTAGAGCTCATCGAGGCATTTCGCGCCGGCGACGAGCGCGCATTCGCCGAACTCTATACCCGCTACAAGAGCGAGATCTACACCTTCTGTTTGCGTATGCTCGGCGGCGACAGCGCCGAAGCGGGTGATGCGTATCAGGAGACGTTTATCAAGGTGTATGAGAAACTGCATACATTCCGCTACGGAGAAAATGTAAAGGGCTGGATCTACATGATCGCTCGCAATGTGGCGCTGAACATCTACCGGTCGAAGCGCCCGGAAGAGACGATCGAAAATCATCCGTATCTGCCCAGCACCGAGCGGCGTCTTTCACCCGAATTCGCCGGCGAGCAACGCTCGCTGCGCGAAGCGATCGAAGAAGCGGTTGCCACACTGCCGATCGAATTCCGCGAGCCGTTCATCTTGCGCGAGTTCGACGGCCTGGGTTACCCAGAGATCGCAGAGATCACGCAGACGACGATCACACTCACGAAAGTTCGCATTCACCGCGCCAAACAACGGCTGCGGAAGTTGCTTGCACCGATCATTACCGACGAAACCTATCGCGCGAACGGAACGCCGTTCGCTGCGGACGAGGAGGAAGAAGCATGA
- a CDS encoding alpha/beta hydrolase — MISVRIIGAGRPAPPVVLIHAFPLSSAMYRDAATMLADTLPDRSIVLVDLPGFGDAARQAAWTISGAMKQLHHELAERNIRDCIVGGTSMGGYAAFAYYRLYSEEIQALIFSNTKAEADDEPAKKGREEYALDVEHHGIDAVIKRQLNALVGETTKRSRPDRFRELQQLITLTDPLAVAAALRAMANRDDSRDLLAQITCPTLVISSSEDTLMPSSVTKSIALGIEGARYEELPDTGHLSPFETPREWKSVVAHFVTSL; from the coding sequence ATGATATCAGTTCGGATCATCGGCGCAGGTCGGCCTGCGCCACCTGTCGTGCTCATCCATGCCTTTCCGCTGTCGAGCGCGATGTATCGGGATGCGGCAACCATGCTTGCCGATACCCTCCCTGACCGCTCGATCGTATTGGTCGATCTCCCCGGCTTCGGCGATGCGGCACGACAAGCTGCATGGACAATCAGCGGCGCAATGAAACAGCTTCACCACGAATTAGCAGAGCGGAATATCCGCGACTGTATCGTCGGCGGCACATCGATGGGCGGTTATGCTGCGTTTGCATACTATCGGCTCTACTCGGAGGAGATCCAGGCGCTGATTTTTAGCAACACAAAAGCCGAGGCGGATGACGAACCGGCGAAGAAGGGCCGCGAAGAATATGCGCTCGACGTCGAGCATCATGGGATCGACGCCGTCATCAAACGGCAACTCAATGCACTTGTCGGTGAGACAACAAAACGTTCGCGACCGGATCGGTTTAGAGAACTTCAGCAACTCATTACCCTGACAGATCCTCTCGCCGTTGCTGCCGCACTTCGCGCCATGGCGAACCGTGACGATTCTCGAGACCTCCTCGCGCAGATCACGTGCCCGACGCTCGTGATCTCCTCGTCCGAAGACACATTAATGCCAAGCAGCGTCACGAAGTCGATCGCTCTTGGGATCGAAGGGGCACGCTACGAAGAACTCCCGGATACCGGGCATCTATCCCCATTCGAAACGCCGCGCGAATGGAAGTCCGTCGTCGCTCACTTCGTAACTAGCCTCTGA
- a CDS encoding B12-binding domain-containing protein, protein MSDSHERKLIYDPLTEFMSHYADVKSAKKEASGYENLSIEERLKQRIIDGDKIGMDNDLALALKSYPALDIINNILLGGMKVVGELFGSGEMQLPFVLQSAETMKAAVKYLEPYMERTGGDTSKGKMVLATVKGDVHDIGKNLVDIILTNNGYTVYNLGIKVSLEQMLEEYDRRNADAIGMSGLLVKSTAIMKENLEVMAGRGLAVPVVLGGAALTRKFVEHDLRALYGGTLAYAQDAFDGLHFMERLKFPDAASESLSAASVPDLSEEDLLEEELDSATGEESKMVLAKRDLPWLGGASQQQDVRTPQATQERVKPATIIPTPPFWGVEVREQWILDKIWEYLNEVALFRGQWQFKRGKKSAEDHAALLETVARPKLNELKLLCKQQHILRPKAVYGYFPCYSEGDDLVILKPSSYDDAALQSRWSNDDVAGALVEWKRFIFPRQSSGKRLCIADFFLSKERANAQGTYDVVAMSAVTVGREASEYTAKLFESNQYTDYLYLHGLSVETAEALAEYLHKIVRAELGIGTSDATDIQRLFSQGYQGSRFSFGYPACPNLEDQTKLFDLIRPERVGITLTEEYHLEPEQSTTAIICHHPEARYFGLK, encoded by the coding sequence ATGTCGGATAGTCACGAGCGAAAATTGATTTATGATCCGTTGACGGAGTTTATGTCGCATTATGCCGATGTGAAATCCGCGAAGAAGGAAGCATCCGGCTATGAGAATCTCTCGATCGAAGAACGCCTCAAGCAACGCATCATCGACGGCGATAAGATCGGAATGGATAACGATCTTGCGCTTGCCCTGAAGTCTTACCCTGCACTCGATATTATCAACAACATTCTGCTTGGCGGAATGAAGGTCGTCGGCGAGCTCTTCGGCTCCGGCGAAATGCAGCTCCCGTTTGTGTTGCAATCGGCCGAGACGATGAAAGCCGCGGTCAAGTATCTCGAACCGTATATGGAGCGTACCGGTGGAGATACTTCCAAAGGCAAGATGGTGCTCGCAACGGTCAAAGGCGATGTCCACGATATCGGGAAGAATCTCGTCGATATCATTCTGACGAACAACGGATATACGGTATATAATCTTGGGATCAAGGTTTCGCTCGAACAGATGCTCGAAGAGTACGATCGCCGGAATGCAGATGCGATCGGGATGTCGGGGTTGCTGGTAAAGTCCACCGCCATCATGAAGGAGAATCTTGAAGTGATGGCAGGTCGCGGCCTTGCGGTGCCGGTCGTGCTCGGTGGCGCTGCGTTGACCCGCAAATTTGTCGAGCACGATCTGCGTGCTCTTTACGGAGGGACGCTGGCGTATGCGCAGGACGCATTCGACGGACTGCACTTCATGGAGCGATTGAAGTTTCCCGATGCTGCCAGCGAATCGTTATCTGCGGCATCTGTCCCGGATCTCAGTGAGGAAGATCTGCTCGAGGAAGAACTCGACAGTGCGACGGGCGAAGAGTCGAAAATGGTGCTTGCCAAGCGCGATCTGCCGTGGCTCGGTGGAGCAAGCCAACAGCAGGATGTGCGCACTCCGCAGGCCACCCAAGAGCGGGTCAAACCTGCGACGATCATCCCGACTCCTCCGTTTTGGGGCGTAGAAGTACGCGAGCAATGGATCCTCGATAAGATTTGGGAGTATCTGAACGAAGTGGCGCTCTTCCGCGGACAGTGGCAATTCAAACGAGGAAAGAAAAGCGCCGAAGATCATGCCGCGCTACTCGAAACTGTCGCGCGCCCGAAGCTCAACGAGTTGAAACTGTTGTGTAAACAACAGCACATTCTCCGGCCGAAAGCAGTGTATGGGTATTTCCCGTGCTATAGCGAGGGCGACGATCTTGTGATCTTGAAGCCGTCATCATACGACGACGCTGCATTGCAGTCTCGATGGTCGAACGACGACGTTGCCGGTGCCCTCGTCGAATGGAAACGCTTCATCTTCCCACGTCAGTCATCGGGAAAGCGGCTCTGCATTGCCGACTTCTTCCTCTCGAAGGAACGTGCGAACGCGCAAGGCACGTACGATGTCGTCGCGATGAGTGCGGTGACGGTCGGCCGCGAGGCAAGTGAGTACACGGCGAAACTCTTCGAGTCGAACCAGTACACCGATTATCTATACCTGCACGGCCTTTCCGTCGAAACGGCCGAAGCGCTTGCCGAGTATCTTCATAAGATCGTCCGTGCCGAACTCGGAATCGGGACATCGGATGCAACTGATATTCAGCGGCTCTTTAGTCAGGGATATCAAGGCTCGCGGTTCTCGTTCGGGTATCCTGCTTGTCCGAATCTTGAAGATCAGACAAAGTTGTTCGATCTCATCCGTCCCGAACGCGTTGGTATTACACTCACCGAAGAATATCATCTCGAACCGGAGCAATCGACGACAGCCATCATCTGCCATCATCCGGAAGCCAGATACTTTGGCTTGAAATAA
- a CDS encoding T9SS type A sorting domain-containing protein, whose protein sequence is MKIRAPFFTLVVLQMLVAGVQAQWAYFRGPLASGAVTTLVSNDSSIFIGCNGVAHSEDTGKTWTFGTGSLTGAPQQLVIQKNVLAAAAGEVHVSVDGGMRWTRHTAGLPSGIPVYAIALQDSTILAGTYSAGVYRSTDLGTSFSVSDSGITNNSIRSMTYLGTLAFAGTGGGVFRSDDDGKTWSSANNGILTPYISVLVVYDSLLLAGTYGGGIYRSLDSGKTWIRTLDKISNDNVSGIACTGDLFLASTSKQVLRSTDAYNWDVVTGPYSPTAITGHWGMVFVGTSEGVFRSPQLDAAWQVCGIARGTVSLLSKQNGIFYAGTHTGVFRSTDHGDHWNAIGIGPTSFTADQLIPGDTSVLLCGTNSPLRWSTTMDVWSSSDTLLRGLTVNTGVRMGDRIIIGTSNRGVWYSKDDGQSWQQSDSIADNQYVVSLTSIGGELFAAVSGQPIQHSTDSGATWTRSGAASPISFNDKLATNGSLLYDCGGYDHILVSEDRGQTWTQYLVQTSFSAAHIATDRNYVFLSNYNGNIFASKDFGHTWQQRFWIPNLQDMMADSGYLYVASPNGIAYIPEDSLSVSPLTMGSNSPTVVIYPNPTRENICATGLPDDATTIAVCDLLGRTVRTVVPDASHSTSFSCIGMTPGTYVMRIVTPSGVIARLFVIAAR, encoded by the coding sequence ATGAAGATACGAGCACCATTCTTCACACTGGTTGTATTGCAGATGTTGGTTGCAGGGGTACAGGCCCAATGGGCATATTTCCGCGGACCACTTGCGAGCGGTGCCGTCACAACACTCGTATCGAACGATTCCTCGATCTTCATCGGCTGCAACGGTGTAGCGCATAGCGAGGACACTGGGAAGACCTGGACATTCGGTACAGGATCGCTTACCGGTGCACCCCAGCAGCTTGTAATTCAGAAAAACGTGCTCGCGGCGGCAGCAGGCGAGGTGCATGTGTCGGTGGACGGCGGCATGCGCTGGACTCGCCATACGGCCGGGCTTCCAAGTGGTATCCCGGTCTATGCAATTGCGCTGCAAGATTCTACCATTCTCGCCGGAACATATTCTGCAGGTGTGTATCGCTCCACTGACCTCGGCACGTCATTTAGCGTTTCTGACAGTGGGATCACCAACAATTCGATACGTTCGATGACGTACCTCGGCACGTTGGCGTTTGCAGGCACAGGCGGCGGTGTCTTCCGTTCGGACGATGACGGCAAAACCTGGAGTAGTGCAAACAACGGTATACTCACCCCGTATATCAGTGTGCTCGTTGTGTACGACTCCTTGCTACTTGCCGGCACGTACGGCGGAGGCATCTACCGGTCTCTCGATTCCGGCAAGACGTGGATTCGCACGCTCGACAAAATCTCCAACGACAACGTTTCAGGCATTGCCTGTACGGGAGATCTGTTCCTCGCAAGCACGTCGAAGCAAGTGCTGCGTTCGACCGATGCTTACAATTGGGATGTTGTTACGGGGCCCTACTCACCTACTGCGATCACTGGTCATTGGGGAATGGTCTTCGTGGGTACATCCGAGGGCGTGTTCAGATCGCCACAACTTGATGCCGCATGGCAGGTGTGCGGTATCGCGCGTGGCACTGTTTCTCTTCTGAGCAAGCAGAATGGGATATTCTATGCAGGCACGCACACTGGCGTGTTCCGATCAACCGACCATGGAGATCACTGGAATGCCATCGGTATCGGTCCAACCTCATTCACTGCCGATCAGCTAATCCCGGGCGATACGTCAGTCTTACTGTGCGGCACAAACTCGCCGCTGCGATGGAGCACGACTATGGATGTCTGGTCCTCGTCGGATACACTTTTGCGTGGCCTAACCGTCAATACAGGCGTACGGATGGGTGACCGCATCATTATTGGAACTTCTAATCGAGGAGTTTGGTACTCGAAGGACGACGGCCAGAGTTGGCAACAATCCGATAGCATTGCAGATAATCAATATGTCGTTTCGCTTACCTCCATTGGTGGCGAACTATTCGCTGCTGTTTCAGGCCAACCAATACAGCACTCCACCGATAGCGGAGCAACCTGGACTCGCAGTGGCGCCGCGTCCCCAATTTCCTTCAATGATAAGCTTGCCACCAACGGATCCCTACTATATGATTGTGGTGGTTATGACCACATTCTCGTTTCGGAGGATCGTGGTCAGACGTGGACGCAATATCTCGTACAGACGTCATTTTCCGCAGCGCATATAGCTACAGACAGGAATTACGTTTTCTTATCGAACTACAACGGAAATATTTTTGCCAGCAAGGACTTTGGTCACACGTGGCAACAACGATTCTGGATTCCGAACCTTCAGGACATGATGGCCGACAGCGGCTACCTCTACGTTGCCTCCCCGAACGGCATAGCATACATACCTGAGGATTCGCTCAGCGTCAGCCCTCTGACGATGGGCAGCAACAGCCCAACAGTCGTGATCTACCCGAATCCTACGAGGGAGAACATTTGTGCAACGGGACTTCCTGACGATGCGACAACGATAGCAGTCTGCGATCTACTCGGTAGAACCGTTCGCACAGTTGTTCCCGATGCATCACACTCTACAAGTTTCTCATGTATAGGCATGACACCGGGAACGTACGTGATGAGGATTGTGACGCCTTCCGGAGTGATCGCCCGATTGTTCGTGATCGCAGCGCGATAG
- a CDS encoding RNA methyltransferase, with protein MAVANQEAAWTRSEGRSERIARTLERRQPGLVLVLENVHDPHNVGAILRTCDAVGVQRVMMVYSIEQPPGIGTTSASGAVKWLEFKRYRSIKPCFDELHREGFQILATKIEPKAASIYAYDLTKPTALVLGNEHRGISDEAATLSDGLVYIPMMGMVESVNVSVASAICLFEAMRQRMEKGMYDTPQLSPDALRSATLDWLKK; from the coding sequence ATGGCGGTGGCAAACCAAGAAGCAGCATGGACGCGAAGCGAGGGGCGTTCGGAGCGGATCGCCCGAACACTCGAGCGCAGACAACCGGGGCTCGTACTCGTGCTCGAGAACGTGCACGACCCGCATAATGTCGGCGCCATTCTACGTACATGTGACGCCGTCGGAGTGCAACGCGTCATGATGGTCTATTCGATCGAACAGCCACCCGGGATCGGTACGACGAGCGCTTCAGGGGCCGTCAAGTGGCTCGAATTCAAACGGTATCGTTCGATCAAACCCTGTTTCGATGAGTTGCATCGGGAAGGATTTCAGATCCTTGCGACAAAGATCGAGCCGAAGGCGGCCAGTATTTATGCATACGATCTAACGAAGCCGACCGCGCTCGTCCTTGGTAACGAACATCGCGGTATCTCGGATGAGGCTGCAACACTTTCCGACGGACTCGTATATATCCCCATGATGGGTATGGTCGAAAGTGTGAATGTCTCGGTTGCTTCGGCGATCTGTTTGTTCGAAGCGATGCGCCAGCGGATGGAGAAGGGGATGTACGACACTCCGCAACTGAGCCCCGATGCACTTCGCTCTGCGACCCTCGACTGGCTGAAAAAATGA